The Xanthomonas indica genome has a segment encoding these proteins:
- a CDS encoding ligand-binding sensor domain-containing diguanylate cyclase yields MLCLLLALWCASVVARAAEPAAPLTERAVLDRPVVARWTMEEGLPHNLVHALAQDRDGMIWVGTWEGVARFDGRAFTVFDRQNTPGMELSGVFALLADADGGMLVGTAYDGVFRYAAGRWEHLGDARAQRLRVTAMLRDADGGLWVGSEDGLFRIEADGRLVDVGAAAGLGKIRIAALLRYRDAVLVGTPQGLFRMTAHGTRAQRWGAAAMRTASIRRLAPDRQGGLLVASDEGVFWLGANGGLQWLRRGQRVDAALQDHDGQLWMSLSSGQLLRRASNGASEEVLSISGVVSPALIEDHEGLVWAGSTDGLFRVAKGDAGGLTRQDGLGSDYVRVVQQNADGAIWIGHAAGLDRWQGGRIRALRLSERPGRDPSVLALAAARDGGMWVGTYDQGILLLSADGSIRQRLGVAAGVPRTMVRALLADADGGLWIGGNEGLLYRKGERTRAYGTAEGLPGRQVQALYRDHAGVLWIGTNQGIATLAADGTLQARPSGHGFPAQNAFDFLEDADGTLWVASDRGLLRLRGGQWRIYDHSVGLPRDKLFRLLDDGNGTLWANSNRGVLRIARARLAELDAGQRSTLAVDVVDRSDGMPGGQGNGSSAPAGWRSRDGILLIPTSAGLALIDPALPSRRNVRAPPLVISHVQVDGVAQPLRGDYRLHGGVARLAIGYAGLSFRSPDKVRYRYRLQGFDRQWVDAGSSEEAVYTNLPSGSYRLDVQAMTSPLDWSRSERIGSASLRLQLVPPFWERWPFVVLVALGATGLLLWWYRGRSRRYRRRQRRLNTIIAERTHELKAKNLALKLANLEREDLVRKLAYQAGHDALTGLPNRRTGDPYLNAALERALNTRTPLCVALLDIDHFKKINDAYGHEIGDEVLRRVGEALRASLGEQAFAARHGGEEFLLVLPGLDQEPAHARLDALRLHIADLVLHDDHGRAVRFTASIGFACLSPALRTRRDLLVQADKRLYQAKREGRDRVIG; encoded by the coding sequence ATGTTGTGCCTGTTGCTGGCGCTGTGGTGCGCCAGCGTCGTCGCGCGCGCCGCCGAACCGGCCGCGCCGCTGACCGAGCGCGCCGTGCTCGACCGCCCGGTGGTCGCGCGCTGGACCATGGAAGAGGGGCTGCCGCACAACCTGGTGCACGCGTTGGCGCAGGATCGCGACGGCATGATCTGGGTCGGCACCTGGGAAGGCGTGGCGCGTTTCGACGGCCGCGCCTTCACCGTCTTCGATCGGCAGAACACCCCGGGCATGGAGCTGTCGGGGGTGTTCGCGCTGCTCGCCGACGCCGACGGCGGCATGCTGGTCGGCACCGCCTACGACGGCGTGTTCCGCTACGCCGCCGGGCGCTGGGAGCATCTGGGCGATGCGCGCGCGCAGCGGCTGCGGGTCACGGCGATGCTGCGCGACGCCGACGGCGGATTGTGGGTCGGCAGCGAGGACGGCCTGTTCCGGATCGAGGCCGACGGCCGCCTGGTCGACGTTGGTGCCGCCGCGGGGCTGGGCAAGATCCGCATCGCTGCCCTGCTGCGCTACCGCGACGCGGTGCTGGTGGGCACGCCGCAGGGCCTGTTCCGGATGACCGCGCACGGCACGCGGGCGCAGCGCTGGGGCGCGGCAGCGATGCGCACGGCGTCGATCCGGCGCCTGGCGCCCGACCGCCAGGGCGGCCTGCTGGTCGCCAGCGACGAAGGCGTGTTCTGGCTCGGCGCCAACGGCGGCCTGCAATGGCTGCGGCGCGGTCAGCGCGTCGATGCCGCGCTGCAGGACCACGATGGCCAGCTGTGGATGAGCCTGTCCAGCGGGCAACTGCTGCGGCGCGCCTCCAACGGCGCCAGCGAGGAAGTGCTGTCGATCTCCGGCGTGGTCAGCCCGGCGCTGATCGAGGACCACGAGGGCCTGGTGTGGGCCGGCAGTACCGACGGCCTGTTCCGCGTCGCCAAGGGCGATGCCGGCGGCCTGACCCGCCAGGACGGGCTCGGCAGCGACTACGTGCGGGTGGTGCAGCAGAACGCCGATGGCGCGATCTGGATCGGCCATGCCGCCGGCCTCGACCGCTGGCAGGGCGGCCGCATCCGTGCGCTGCGCTTGAGCGAGCGCCCGGGCCGCGATCCCTCCGTGCTGGCGCTGGCCGCCGCCCGCGACGGCGGCATGTGGGTCGGCACCTACGACCAGGGCATCCTGCTGCTGTCGGCCGACGGCAGCATCCGGCAACGCCTGGGCGTGGCCGCGGGCGTGCCGCGGACCATGGTGCGTGCGCTGCTGGCCGATGCCGACGGCGGCCTGTGGATCGGCGGCAACGAGGGACTGCTGTATCGCAAGGGCGAGCGCACGCGGGCCTACGGCACCGCCGAAGGCCTGCCCGGGCGGCAGGTGCAGGCGCTGTACCGCGACCATGCCGGGGTGCTGTGGATCGGCACCAACCAGGGCATCGCCACGCTCGCCGCGGACGGTACGCTGCAGGCGCGGCCGAGCGGCCACGGCTTCCCGGCGCAGAACGCCTTCGATTTCCTGGAAGATGCCGACGGCACCCTGTGGGTCGCCAGCGACCGCGGCCTGCTGCGCCTGCGCGGCGGGCAGTGGCGCATCTACGACCACAGTGTCGGGCTGCCGCGCGACAAGCTGTTCCGGCTGCTCGACGACGGCAACGGCACCCTGTGGGCGAACAGCAATCGCGGCGTGCTGCGCATCGCGCGTGCGCGGCTGGCGGAACTGGACGCCGGCCAGCGCAGCACCCTGGCGGTGGACGTGGTCGACCGCAGCGACGGTATGCCTGGCGGGCAGGGCAACGGTAGCAGTGCGCCGGCGGGCTGGCGCAGCCGCGACGGCATACTGCTGATCCCGACCTCGGCCGGGCTGGCGCTGATCGATCCGGCGCTGCCGAGCCGGCGCAACGTGCGTGCGCCGCCGCTGGTGATCTCCCATGTGCAGGTGGACGGCGTGGCGCAACCACTGCGCGGCGACTACCGCCTGCACGGCGGCGTCGCCCGCCTCGCGATCGGCTATGCCGGGCTGAGCTTCCGCTCGCCGGACAAGGTGCGCTATCGCTATCGCCTGCAGGGATTCGATCGGCAGTGGGTCGACGCCGGCAGCAGCGAGGAAGCGGTCTACACCAACCTGCCGTCGGGCAGCTACCGCCTGGACGTGCAGGCGATGACCAGCCCGCTGGACTGGTCGCGCAGCGAGCGCATCGGCAGTGCCTCGCTGCGCCTGCAACTGGTGCCGCCGTTCTGGGAACGCTGGCCGTTCGTGGTGCTGGTGGCGCTGGGCGCGACCGGCCTGCTCCTGTGGTGGTACCGCGGCCGCAGCCGCCGTTACCGGCGCCGCCAGCGCCGGCTCAACACCATCATCGCCGAGCGCACCCACGAACTGAAGGCGAAGAACCTGGCGTTGAAGCTGGCCAACCTCGAGCGCGAGGACCTGGTGCGCAAGCTCGCCTACCAGGCCGGACACGATGCGCTGACCGGCCTGCCCAATCGGCGCACCGGCGATCCCTACCTCAACGCGGCGCTGGAGCGGGCGCTGAACACGCGCACGCCCCTGTGCGTGGCGCTGCTGGACATCGACCATTTCAAGAAGATCAACGACGCCTACGGCCACGAGATCGGCGACGAGGTGCTGCGCCGGGTCGGCGAGGCGCTGCGCGCCAGCCTCGGCGAGCAGGCCTTCGCCGCGCGCCATGGCGGCGAGGAGTTCCTGCTGGTGCTGCCGGGCCTGGACCAGGAGCCGGCGCACGCGCGCCTGGACGCGTTGCGCCTGCACATCGCCGATCTGGTGCTGCACGACGACCACGGACGCGCGGTGCGCTTCACCGCCAGCATCGGCTTCGCCTGCCTGTCGCCGGCCCTGCGCACCCGCCGCGACCTGCTGGTGCAGGCCGACAAGCGCCTGTACCAGGCCAAGCGCGAAGGCCGCGACCGGGTGATCGGCTAG
- a CDS encoding TolC family outer membrane protein, protein MIRRSLVLALAAALFPLAANATDLLQVYEMARNSDPQLASAESTRLYDKEGEVQARAALLPQINGSASLQRNHSEVERGGGELSGTGKSRSYAVQGQQTLVNFAQFSNLRAQKARSLAADYTLDSANDDLIVRTSAAYFNVLVAIESLVAAETNEAAAKKQFDYADKRLEVGLAPITDVHEARAEYDQARADTITARNSLQDLYQALTEITGQPVRDLRGLPEDFRPQLPATGGDIDSLIASALDKNPSLRSYQYQVQAAEASVSAARAGHLPTLNLSASAGRDANWGDSVSGSGSTPRADSNTIGLTLNIPIFAGGATQSAVRQALAQRDIAQDTYELQKRALDRNTRNAYQTVVAGISEIEARRLAVVSAQAAFDASQVGLEVGTRTVLDVVQNQRTLYQAQLAYAQARYNFLQNRLLLSQALGSLDVAEVQSINALLTQSAESKLNSANSTQ, encoded by the coding sequence ATGATCCGCCGATCCCTCGTCCTGGCGCTGGCCGCCGCGCTGTTTCCGCTGGCCGCCAACGCCACGGACCTGCTGCAAGTCTACGAAATGGCCCGCAACAGCGACCCGCAGTTGGCCTCCGCGGAATCGACCCGGCTGTACGACAAGGAAGGCGAGGTGCAGGCGCGCGCCGCGTTGCTGCCGCAGATCAACGGCAGCGCGTCGCTGCAGCGCAACCATAGCGAGGTCGAGCGCGGCGGCGGCGAACTGTCCGGCACCGGCAAGAGCCGCAGCTATGCGGTGCAGGGCCAGCAGACCCTGGTCAACTTCGCGCAGTTCTCCAACCTGCGCGCGCAGAAGGCGCGCAGCCTGGCCGCCGACTACACCCTGGATTCGGCCAACGACGACCTGATCGTGCGCACCTCGGCGGCCTACTTCAACGTGCTGGTGGCGATCGAGTCGCTGGTCGCCGCCGAGACCAACGAAGCCGCCGCCAAGAAGCAGTTCGACTACGCCGACAAGCGCCTGGAAGTGGGCCTGGCGCCGATCACCGACGTGCACGAAGCGCGCGCCGAGTACGACCAGGCCCGCGCCGACACGATCACCGCACGCAACTCGCTGCAGGATCTGTACCAGGCGCTGACCGAGATCACCGGCCAGCCGGTACGCGACCTGCGCGGCCTGCCGGAGGACTTCCGTCCGCAGCTGCCGGCCACCGGCGGCGACATCGACAGCCTGATCGCCTCGGCGCTGGACAAGAACCCGTCGCTGCGTTCCTACCAGTACCAGGTGCAGGCGGCCGAGGCCAGCGTCTCGGCGGCACGCGCCGGGCACCTGCCGACGCTGAACCTGTCGGCCAGCGCCGGCCGCGACGCGAACTGGGGCGACAGCGTCTCCGGCAGCGGCAGCACCCCGCGTGCCGACAGCAACACCATCGGCCTGACCCTGAACATCCCGATCTTCGCCGGCGGCGCCACCCAGTCGGCCGTACGCCAGGCCCTGGCGCAGCGCGACATCGCCCAGGACACCTACGAGCTGCAGAAGCGCGCGCTCGACCGCAACACCCGCAACGCCTACCAGACGGTGGTGGCCGGAATCAGCGAGATCGAGGCGCGGCGGCTGGCGGTGGTCTCGGCACAGGCGGCGTTCGATGCCTCGCAGGTCGGCCTGGAAGTGGGCACCCGCACCGTGCTGGACGTGGTGCAGAACCAGCGCACCCTGTACCAGGCACAGTTGGCCTACGCACAGGCGCGCTACAACTTCCTGCAGAACCGCCTGCTGCTGAGCCAGGCGCTCGGCTCGCTGGACGTGGCCGAGGTGCAGTCGATCAACGCGCTGCTGACCCAGAGCGCCGAGTCCAAGCTCAACTCGGCCAACAGCACGCAGTAA
- a CDS encoding zinc-finger domain-containing protein: MSHTATAPANAQTRYEVRRADLPLSCPTPEMALWNSHPRVYLPIEDEPGLEAKCPYCGAVFVLVD, translated from the coding sequence ATGAGCCATACCGCCACCGCGCCCGCCAACGCCCAGACGCGCTACGAGGTGCGCCGCGCCGACCTGCCGCTGAGCTGCCCGACGCCGGAGATGGCGCTGTGGAATTCGCACCCGCGGGTCTACCTGCCGATCGAGGACGAGCCCGGCCTCGAAGCCAAGTGTCCGTACTGCGGCGCGGTCTTCGTGCTGGTCGACTGA
- a CDS encoding glycosyltransferase codes for MHRLTVVQLLPALESGGVERSTLEIAQALVDAGHRALVVSAGGRLLPALAATGAEHIALDIGRKSLLTLRHVPALRRLFARERADIVHARSRLPAWLGWRALQGMPAAQRPRLVTTVHGLNSPSRYSAVMTRGERVICVSETVRAYVLQHYPQTDPARLRVVPRGIDPAQFPRRAWPDAQARAWAASQAPALAGNGPLLLLPGRGTRLKGHADALRLLAALRGDGRDARLWLPGAREAGREAYVRELEAEAATLGVADAVAFTPPTARIAEAYAASDLVLQLSRKPEAFGRTVVEALAVGRPVLGWAHGGVGELLAQLQPAGAVATFDAQALQTAARALLAQPPAPPAALPYTLQAMQRSTLAIYDELRP; via the coding sequence ATGCACCGCCTGACCGTGGTGCAGCTGCTGCCGGCGCTGGAGTCCGGCGGCGTCGAGCGCTCCACGCTGGAAATCGCCCAGGCCCTGGTCGATGCGGGGCACCGTGCCCTGGTGGTCTCGGCCGGCGGCCGGCTGCTGCCCGCGCTGGCCGCCACCGGCGCCGAGCACATTGCCCTGGACATCGGCCGCAAATCCTTGCTGACCCTGCGCCACGTGCCGGCGCTGCGGCGCCTGTTCGCGCGCGAGCGCGCCGACATCGTGCACGCGCGCTCGCGGCTGCCGGCCTGGCTGGGCTGGCGTGCGCTGCAGGGCATGCCGGCGGCGCAGCGCCCGCGCCTGGTCACCACCGTGCACGGGCTCAACTCGCCCAGCCGCTACAGCGCGGTGATGACCCGTGGCGAGCGGGTCATCTGCGTATCCGAGACCGTGCGCGCCTACGTGCTGCAGCACTATCCGCAGACCGATCCGGCGCGCCTGCGGGTGGTGCCGCGCGGCATCGATCCGGCGCAGTTCCCGCGCCGGGCCTGGCCCGATGCGCAGGCGCGGGCCTGGGCGGCCAGCCAGGCGCCGGCGCTGGCCGGGAACGGGCCGCTGCTGTTGCTGCCGGGGCGCGGCACCCGCCTGAAAGGCCACGCCGACGCGCTGCGCCTGCTGGCGGCGCTGCGCGGCGACGGCCGCGACGCGCGGCTGTGGCTGCCCGGCGCACGCGAGGCCGGGCGCGAGGCCTACGTGCGCGAACTGGAGGCCGAGGCGGCGACGCTCGGCGTGGCCGACGCGGTGGCGTTCACGCCGCCGACCGCGCGCATCGCCGAGGCCTATGCCGCCAGCGACCTGGTGCTGCAGCTCTCGCGCAAGCCCGAAGCGTTTGGCCGGACCGTGGTCGAGGCGCTGGCGGTCGGGCGGCCGGTGCTGGGCTGGGCGCATGGCGGGGTCGGCGAATTGCTCGCGCAGCTGCAGCCCGCCGGCGCGGTGGCGACCTTCGATGCCCAAGCCCTGCAGACCGCCGCGCGCGCGCTGCTGGCGCAACCTCCGGCGCCGCCGGCGGCGCTCCCCTACACGCTGCAGGCCATGCAGCGCAGTACCTTGGCGATCTATGACGAACTCCGGCCCTGA
- a CDS encoding O-antigen ligase: MTNSGPDGSLSASALPEVRERWAAVWVLLFVALWPAPGLAAGVLALGALVTLARLLHSRFRGGGRLLSGPAWALTTLLFFAYWLPQPLSALGAVDVPLALRESAVDLRFLPFLWLVAMAVATPRGRRITFNGLAAIAALWTVDALAQALCGTSPLFWSMDQLKWAISHHGLCTPQEIALADRLSGVFGPCNLKFGQVLASVSPFLLWVAARRGGAWGWLLAAAAVGVVLVLAGSRASWITYAVLLVLSGWRLLGARKLLALGVAALLVAGVLGVVSPQVHDRFERTARALSGHPADLNAALTGRAQIWTAAWCMIRQHPINGVGVRGFREAYVGCDPDPTHAGEWGREPAFHAHQIVLEVLAETGVIGLLLWLAGAAQAWRAWRYASAQARERARPAMQALLITVFPFNTHLAFYSSFWGGLTMLLIGLYAGALLANDPEPGERADAAAPR, from the coding sequence ATGACGAACTCCGGCCCTGACGGTTCCCTGTCCGCTTCTGCCTTGCCCGAGGTCCGCGAGCGCTGGGCGGCGGTCTGGGTGCTGCTCTTCGTCGCGCTGTGGCCGGCGCCGGGCCTGGCGGCCGGGGTGCTGGCGCTGGGCGCCCTGGTCACCCTGGCGCGCCTGCTGCACAGCCGCTTCCGCGGGGGCGGGCGCCTGCTCAGCGGCCCGGCCTGGGCGCTGACCACGCTGCTGTTCTTCGCCTACTGGCTGCCGCAGCCGTTGTCGGCACTGGGCGCGGTGGACGTGCCGCTGGCCCTGCGCGAATCGGCGGTGGACCTGCGCTTCCTGCCGTTCCTGTGGCTGGTGGCGATGGCGGTGGCGACGCCGCGCGGACGCCGCATCACCTTCAACGGCCTGGCGGCGATCGCCGCGCTCTGGACCGTGGACGCACTGGCGCAGGCGCTGTGCGGCACCAGCCCGCTGTTCTGGTCGATGGACCAGTTGAAGTGGGCAATCAGCCACCACGGCCTGTGCACGCCGCAGGAGATCGCCCTGGCCGATCGTCTCAGCGGCGTGTTCGGCCCGTGCAACCTGAAGTTCGGCCAGGTGCTGGCCAGCGTGTCGCCGTTCCTGTTGTGGGTGGCGGCGCGTCGCGGCGGTGCCTGGGGCTGGCTGCTCGCCGCGGCCGCGGTGGGGGTGGTGCTGGTGCTGGCGGGATCGCGCGCCTCGTGGATCACCTACGCGGTACTGCTGGTGCTGTCGGGCTGGCGCCTGCTCGGCGCGCGCAAGCTGCTGGCGCTGGGCGTGGCCGCGTTGCTGGTGGCCGGGGTGCTGGGCGTGGTGTCGCCGCAGGTGCACGACCGCTTCGAGCGCACCGCGCGCGCGCTCAGCGGGCATCCGGCCGACCTCAATGCGGCGCTGACCGGGCGTGCGCAGATCTGGACCGCGGCCTGGTGCATGATCCGCCAGCACCCGATCAACGGCGTCGGCGTGCGCGGCTTCCGCGAGGCCTACGTCGGGTGCGACCCGGATCCGACCCATGCCGGGGAATGGGGACGCGAGCCGGCGTTCCATGCCCACCAGATCGTGCTCGAAGTGCTCGCCGAGACCGGCGTGATCGGACTGCTGCTGTGGCTGGCCGGTGCCGCGCAGGCATGGCGCGCCTGGCGCTACGCGTCGGCGCAGGCGCGCGAACGTGCGCGGCCGGCGATGCAGGCGTTGCTGATCACGGTGTTCCCGTTCAACACCCACCTGGCGTTCTACTCGTCGTTCTGGGGCGGGCTGACCATGCTGTTGATCGGCCTGTACGCCGGCGCGCTGCTGGCGAACGACCCCGAACCGGGCGAGCGCGCCGACGCCGCGGCGCCGCGCTGA
- a CDS encoding TetR/AcrR family transcriptional regulator, with protein MVSKSPAASAKSSSRPAGPGRPKDMGKRAAILEAAREMFTELGFGGVSMDGIAARAGVSKLTVYSHYGDKETLFAEAVRAQCQALLPDDLFGHALKGPLRTQLLDIGLAFFAMISSEAAMATHRMMLTPGTGDDHVREMFWNAGPKRTQQDLARLLQAHVAAGELDIADLNLAASQFFCLVKGELYSLMMCGLCRDAGQDRIRAHVEASIDFFLRAYAAR; from the coding sequence ATGGTCAGCAAATCGCCCGCCGCCTCCGCCAAATCCTCCTCGCGTCCCGCCGGGCCCGGTCGCCCAAAGGACATGGGCAAACGTGCCGCGATCCTGGAGGCCGCGCGGGAGATGTTCACCGAACTGGGCTTCGGCGGGGTCAGCATGGACGGCATCGCCGCCCGCGCCGGCGTCTCCAAGCTCACCGTCTACAGCCACTACGGCGACAAGGAAACCCTGTTCGCCGAGGCGGTGCGCGCGCAATGCCAGGCGCTGCTGCCGGACGACCTGTTCGGGCACGCGCTGAAGGGGCCCCTGCGCACCCAGTTGCTGGACATCGGCCTGGCCTTCTTCGCCATGATCAGCAGCGAGGCGGCGATGGCCACCCACCGCATGATGCTGACCCCCGGCACCGGCGACGACCACGTCCGCGAGATGTTCTGGAACGCCGGCCCCAAGCGCACCCAGCAGGACCTGGCGAGGCTGCTGCAGGCCCATGTCGCCGCCGGCGAACTGGACATCGCCGACCTGAACCTGGCCGCCTCGCAGTTCTTCTGCCTGGTCAAGGGCGAGTTGTACTCGCTGATGATGTGCGGCCTGTGCCGCGACGCCGGCCAGGACCGGATCCGCGCCCATGTCGAGGCCAGCATCGACTTCTTCCTGCGTGCCTATGCGGCGCGCTAG
- the waaA gene encoding lipid IV(A) 3-deoxy-D-manno-octulosonic acid transferase, whose product MRNDFIERLLRGLYSAVLYLLLPVTVYHLVWRGFRVRQYFQRWDERYASYSQARGRPRVWLHAVSVGEVNVAAPVVNALRAQRPDIRWVITTITPTGSERVRALWGDALDHVYLPYDVPGSVGRFLQHFRPSLALILETELWPNMLFGCRDRGIPVYVLNARLSARSLRGYRVLRPLIGRALRTVTCVAAQSQEDAERFVALGARPEQVRALGNLKFDIAAPAHLPDVVAAFRTRVPATRPVWIAASTHDGEEAAVIEMHRQLRRQWPDVLLLWAPRHPERFAKVEALARDQGWRVATRRQQQWPGADDAVFVIDTLGELMGFYACAQVAFVGGSLQPIGGHNLLEPAAVGTPSVTGPHLHNFSEISRRMREAGAVAICEDAGAVCAALQTLLADAEARKRMAEAGCALVENGRGALQRTLQLIAPHLPPLAGAASVED is encoded by the coding sequence ATGCGCAACGATTTCATCGAGCGGCTGCTGCGCGGCCTGTACTCGGCCGTGCTCTATCTGCTGCTGCCGGTCACCGTCTATCACCTGGTCTGGCGCGGCTTCCGCGTGCGCCAGTACTTCCAGCGCTGGGACGAGCGCTACGCCTCGTATTCGCAGGCGCGCGGGCGCCCGCGGGTCTGGCTGCACGCGGTCTCGGTGGGCGAGGTCAACGTCGCCGCGCCGGTGGTCAATGCGCTGCGCGCGCAGCGCCCGGACATCCGCTGGGTGATCACCACCATCACCCCGACCGGCTCGGAGCGCGTGCGCGCGCTGTGGGGCGATGCCCTGGACCATGTGTATCTGCCCTACGACGTGCCCGGCAGCGTCGGCCGCTTCCTGCAGCATTTCCGCCCCAGCCTGGCGCTGATCCTGGAGACCGAACTGTGGCCGAACATGTTGTTCGGCTGCCGCGACCGCGGCATCCCGGTGTACGTGCTCAATGCGCGGCTGTCGGCGCGTTCGCTGCGCGGCTACCGGGTGCTGCGGCCGTTGATCGGGCGTGCGCTGCGCACCGTCACCTGCGTGGCGGCGCAATCGCAGGAGGACGCCGAGCGCTTCGTCGCCCTGGGCGCGCGCCCCGAGCAGGTGCGTGCGCTGGGTAATCTGAAATTCGACATCGCCGCGCCTGCGCACCTGCCCGACGTCGTCGCCGCGTTCCGTACGCGCGTGCCGGCGACGCGTCCGGTGTGGATCGCCGCCAGTACCCACGATGGCGAGGAGGCGGCGGTGATCGAGATGCATCGGCAGCTGCGCCGGCAGTGGCCGGACGTGCTGCTGCTGTGGGCGCCGCGGCATCCGGAACGTTTCGCCAAGGTCGAGGCGCTGGCGCGCGACCAGGGCTGGCGAGTGGCCACGCGTCGCCAGCAGCAGTGGCCCGGCGCCGACGATGCGGTGTTCGTGATCGATACGCTGGGCGAACTGATGGGCTTCTACGCCTGCGCCCAGGTGGCCTTCGTCGGCGGCAGCCTGCAACCGATCGGTGGGCACAACCTGCTGGAGCCCGCCGCCGTCGGCACGCCGTCGGTCACCGGGCCGCACCTGCACAACTTCTCCGAGATCTCGCGGCGCATGCGCGAGGCCGGCGCGGTGGCCATCTGCGAGGATGCCGGCGCCGTGTGCGCCGCCCTGCAGACCCTGCTGGCCGATGCCGAGGCGCGCAAGCGCATGGCCGAGGCCGGCTGCGCGCTGGTCGAAAACGGCCGCGGCGCGCTGCAGCGGACCCTGCAACTGATCGCGCCGCATCTGCCGCCGCTGGCGGGCGCGGCGAGCGTGGAGGACTGA
- a CDS encoding LpxL/LpxP family Kdo(2)-lipid IV(A) lauroyl/palmitoleoyl acyltransferase — MSAAPTPPASATHAAPPPRSPRHWPTWLLLGLAVIAARLPWLLQRALGRGIGWLALRLARTRRHAAEVNLKLCFPEQSAAWRERLLRDSFDALGVGVFEFARAWWGGIGAIRRRTRIEGLEHLQALQAQGRGVLLVSGHFMTLEICGRLLCQYVPLAGMYRRHRNPVFEWAVKRGRLRYATAMFANEDLRGSVRHLKRGGFLWYAPDQDMRGKDTVFVPFFGMPAATITATHQLARLTGCAVVPYFHRREGADYILRIAPPLEDFPSEDMVADTARVNAAIEAMVREAPAQYLWIHRRFKRQPGGRSDFYERG, encoded by the coding sequence ATGTCTGCCGCTCCCACTCCGCCCGCCTCCGCGACCCACGCCGCACCGCCGCCGCGCTCGCCCCGCCACTGGCCCACCTGGCTGCTGCTCGGCCTGGCGGTGATCGCCGCACGCCTGCCCTGGCTGCTGCAGCGCGCCCTGGGCCGCGGCATCGGCTGGCTGGCGCTGCGCCTGGCCAGGACCCGCCGGCATGCCGCCGAGGTCAATCTGAAACTGTGCTTCCCGGAGCAGAGCGCGGCCTGGCGCGAACGCCTGCTGCGCGACAGCTTCGACGCGCTGGGCGTGGGCGTGTTCGAGTTCGCCCGCGCCTGGTGGGGCGGCATCGGCGCGATTCGCCGGCGCACCCGCATCGAAGGCCTGGAACACTTGCAGGCGCTGCAGGCGCAGGGCCGCGGCGTGCTGCTGGTATCGGGCCACTTCATGACCCTGGAGATCTGCGGCCGGCTGCTGTGCCAGTACGTGCCGCTGGCCGGGATGTACCGGCGCCACCGCAATCCGGTGTTCGAATGGGCGGTCAAGCGCGGGCGCCTGCGCTACGCCACCGCCATGTTCGCCAACGAGGACCTGCGCGGCAGTGTGCGCCATCTCAAGCGCGGCGGCTTCCTGTGGTACGCCCCGGACCAGGACATGCGCGGCAAGGACACGGTGTTCGTGCCGTTCTTCGGCATGCCCGCGGCCACCATCACCGCCACCCACCAGCTGGCGCGGCTGACCGGCTGCGCGGTGGTGCCGTACTTCCACCGCCGCGAAGGCGCCGACTACATCCTGCGCATCGCGCCGCCGCTGGAGGACTTTCCGTCGGAAGACATGGTCGCCGACACCGCGCGGGTCAACGCCGCGATCGAGGCGATGGTGCGCGAGGCGCCGGCGCAGTACCTGTGGATCCACCGCCGCTTCAAGCGCCAGCCCGGCGGCCGCAGCGACTTCTACGAGCGCGGCTGA
- a CDS encoding protein-L-isoaspartate O-methyltransferase, translating to MTIDYSQAREKMVEQQVRPWDVLDLRVLDVLSRLPRETFVPPAHCAVAYADLEIPLGHGQYMMKPVIEGRMLQALDVQPGEDVLEIGTGSGFVSACLGELGREVVSLEIEPALAAAARANLDAAGLGSNVRIETADAFAWNSERRFDVVCVTAAVTEIPAQFLAWLRPGGRLFAIRGRAPVMEAVLVHADAGAPRTESLFETDLAYYLRGAAPVPQFTF from the coding sequence ATGACGATCGACTACTCCCAAGCCCGCGAAAAGATGGTGGAACAGCAGGTCCGTCCCTGGGACGTGCTCGACCTGCGCGTGCTCGACGTGCTGTCGCGGCTGCCGCGCGAGACCTTCGTGCCGCCGGCGCACTGCGCCGTGGCCTACGCCGACCTGGAGATTCCGCTGGGCCACGGCCAGTACATGATGAAGCCGGTCATCGAGGGCCGCATGCTGCAGGCCCTGGACGTGCAGCCGGGCGAGGACGTGCTGGAGATCGGCACCGGCAGCGGCTTCGTCAGCGCCTGCCTGGGCGAACTCGGCCGCGAGGTGGTCAGCCTGGAGATCGAGCCGGCCCTGGCCGCCGCCGCGCGCGCCAACCTGGACGCCGCCGGCCTGGGCAGCAACGTCCGCATCGAGACCGCCGACGCCTTCGCCTGGAACAGCGAGCGCCGTTTCGACGTGGTCTGCGTCACCGCCGCGGTCACCGAGATCCCGGCCCAGTTCCTGGCCTGGCTGCGCCCCGGCGGACGCCTGTTCGCGATCCGCGGCCGCGCGCCGGTCATGGAAGCGGTGCTGGTGCATGCCGACGCCGGCGCCCCGCGCACGGAATCGCTGTTCGAAACCGACCTGGCGTATTACCTGCGAGGCGCAGCGCCAGTCCCCCAGTTCACATTCTGA